One part of the Synergistota bacterium genome encodes these proteins:
- a CDS encoding DivIVA domain-containing protein: MAKLTPLDIQNKEFSRAFRGYREEEVDEFLDLIVEDYSALFRENAELKDRIKELENKISEYRKMESSMQEALLLAQKAAEERRLNAEREAEIIIKEAKLEAQRIIDGALAKLQEVERRIKELQKEKERFLLEMKALISTFWGLLGKELEKEQRLEIKAQGSNWGEERESSGLSRGSS, from the coding sequence TTGGCGAAGTTGACACCTCTGGACATTCAGAACAAGGAATTTAGCAGGGCTTTTAGAGGGTATAGGGAAGAGGAGGTAGATGAGTTTCTTGACTTAATAGTTGAAGATTATAGTGCCTTATTTAGGGAGAACGCGGAGCTGAAAGACAGGATAAAAGAGCTCGAGAATAAAATAAGCGAATATAGGAAGATGGAATCCTCCATGCAGGAGGCTCTTCTTTTAGCTCAAAAGGCTGCTGAAGAAAGGCGTTTAAATGCTGAAAGAGAGGCGGAAATAATAATTAAAGAAGCTAAACTTGAGGCGCAGAGGATAATAGATGGAGCATTAGCTAAGCTTCAAGAGGTAGAAAGAAGGATAAAGGAGCTTCAGAAGGAAAAGGAGAGATTCCTTTTAGAGATGAAAGCCCTTATTTCTACTTTCTGGGGACTTCTTGGAAAAGAGCTAGAGAAGGAGCAGAGACTTGAAATTAAAGCTCAAGGTTCAAACTGGGGTGAGGAAAGGGAAAGTAGCGGGCTTTCGAGAGGAAGCTCTTGA
- a CDS encoding cell division protein SepF, protein MVQGVIDMGFWDKVMGFIGFVEEETKEEPQSKLPAWEERESKISASSGGKKVVQIWTPRNGSDAKEMANALKKGWLVIMDLSLLEKDDAKQMLHFVYGVVFAIRGVMKSLGENVFLLVPPGFEVFEQPFPRGGVRLGEVDTSGHSEQGI, encoded by the coding sequence TTGGTCCAAGGAGTGATTGATATGGGGTTTTGGGATAAGGTTATGGGCTTTATAGGTTTTGTCGAGGAAGAAACAAAGGAGGAGCCTCAATCGAAGCTACCTGCTTGGGAAGAGCGGGAAAGCAAGATTTCAGCTTCCTCTGGAGGAAAGAAGGTAGTCCAAATATGGACTCCAAGAAATGGAAGCGATGCTAAGGAGATGGCAAATGCCCTTAAAAAAGGATGGCTTGTTATTATGGATCTTTCTCTTCTTGAGAAGGACGACGCTAAGCAAATGCTTCACTTCGTGTATGGGGTTGTCTTTGCTATAAGAGGTGTTATGAAATCTCTCGGAGAAAACGTTTTTTTACTTGTTCCACCAGGGTTTGAAGTTTTTGAACAGCCCTTTCCAAGAGGAGGTGTAAGGCTTGGCGAAGTTGACACCTCTGGACATTCAGAACAAGGAATTTAG
- a CDS encoding YggS family pyridoxal phosphate-dependent enzyme: MVDVKSRVESVLERINRVCERVGRSYEEVKLVAVSKTFPPEAVREAFFAGIRLVGENKVQEALEKYEALKDLDIKWHMVGYLQRNKVKKALKIFDFIQSLDRLSLAEEIDKEAKRMGIGKVKVLVEVNISGEPTKHGVKPEELLEFINSLSSFGSIDVRGLMTIGPLTEDREKIRKSFRKMKELFDKVRQEFPSLNWEYLSMGMTDDFEIAIEEGSNMVRIGRAIFGPRSD; encoded by the coding sequence ATGGTAGATGTGAAAAGCAGAGTTGAAAGCGTTTTAGAAAGAATAAATAGGGTATGTGAAAGGGTTGGAAGGTCTTATGAAGAAGTCAAACTTGTAGCTGTTAGTAAAACGTTTCCTCCGGAGGCGGTACGAGAAGCATTCTTTGCTGGAATTCGCTTAGTGGGGGAGAATAAGGTTCAAGAGGCTTTGGAGAAATATGAGGCTTTGAAGGATCTTGACATAAAATGGCACATGGTTGGTTATTTACAGAGAAACAAGGTTAAGAAGGCTTTAAAAATATTTGATTTCATTCAGTCGCTTGATCGTTTGTCTTTAGCAGAGGAGATAGATAAGGAAGCGAAAAGAATGGGCATAGGTAAGGTCAAAGTCTTAGTTGAGGTTAATATTTCTGGTGAGCCTACTAAGCATGGTGTTAAACCTGAGGAGCTTCTTGAATTTATAAATAGTTTAAGTAGTTTTGGATCTATTGATGTTAGAGGCCTTATGACTATAGGTCCGTTAACCGAAGATAGGGAAAAGATTAGAAAGTCATTTAGGAAAATGAAGGAGCTTTTTGATAAAGTAAGGCAAGAGTTTCCATCTCTTAATTGGGAGTATCTCTCGATGGGTATGACCGATGACTTCGAAATAGCTATAGAAGAGGGATCAAACATGGTTAGGATTGGGAGGGCTATATTTGGTCCAAGGAGTGATTGA
- the frr gene encoding ribosome recycling factor, giving the protein MKDKLLKDVETKMKKAIDMIKKDMASVRTGRAHPALLEDIKVDYYGTPVPINQLATISVPEARLIVIQPWDKSTLKEIEKAILRSPLGLIPQNDGNVIRVSIPPLTEERRKELIRLVRKKAEEGRITVRNIRRDVMEELKEKKENGELPEDDYFRLSKDIQELTDKYIEQVEEILKLKEEEIMEG; this is encoded by the coding sequence ATGAAGGATAAGCTTCTTAAGGACGTTGAGACTAAGATGAAAAAGGCCATCGATATGATAAAGAAAGATATGGCTTCAGTAAGAACGGGGAGAGCCCATCCTGCCCTTCTCGAGGATATAAAAGTAGATTATTATGGAACACCTGTACCGATAAACCAACTTGCTACCATAAGCGTTCCAGAGGCACGCTTAATAGTTATCCAGCCATGGGATAAAAGTACACTTAAGGAGATAGAAAAGGCTATATTAAGATCCCCATTAGGTTTAATTCCTCAAAATGATGGTAATGTTATAAGGGTTTCTATTCCGCCCTTAACAGAAGAAAGAAGAAAAGAGTTGATAAGATTGGTCAGAAAGAAAGCCGAAGAGGGAAGGATAACGGTAAGGAATATAAGGAGAGATGTTATGGAGGAGCTTAAGGAGAAGAAGGAAAATGGAGAGCTTCCTGAGGATGACTACTTCAGGCTTTCGAAGGATATACAGGAGTTAACCGATAAGTACATAGAGCAGGTTGAGGAGATACTAAAATTAAAAGAAGAAGAGATAATGGAGGGTTAA
- the pyrH gene encoding UMP kinase yields MDIPRYKRVLLKLSGEVLGGEQGFGIDTEEMKRIASEIREAKEAGVEIAIVVGGGNIFRGLAGSAKGMDRATADYMGMIATVINALALQDALEKIGVPTRVQTAIEMREVAEPYIRRRAIRHLEKGRVVIFACGTGNPFFSTDTAAALRAAEIGAEAILKATKVDGIYDADPKVYKDAIKFSHIEYLEVLNRGLRVMDSTAISLCMDNEIPVIVFNIKVPGNLLRIIKGEEIGTCVGGGAKK; encoded by the coding sequence ATGGATATTCCTCGATATAAGAGGGTCCTCCTGAAATTAAGTGGTGAGGTTTTGGGTGGAGAGCAAGGCTTCGGTATAGATACAGAAGAGATGAAGAGGATAGCTTCTGAGATTAGAGAGGCTAAAGAGGCAGGAGTTGAGATAGCTATAGTGGTTGGGGGAGGAAACATATTCAGAGGGTTAGCTGGAAGCGCTAAGGGTATGGACAGAGCTACTGCTGACTATATGGGTATGATAGCTACAGTTATAAATGCCTTGGCGTTACAGGATGCTTTGGAAAAAATTGGTGTACCTACCAGGGTTCAAACCGCGATAGAAATGAGGGAAGTTGCAGAGCCCTATATAAGAAGAAGAGCGATAAGGCACCTTGAGAAGGGAAGGGTAGTTATATTTGCCTGTGGTACAGGTAATCCATTTTTCTCTACTGATACTGCAGCTGCCCTAAGAGCTGCTGAGATAGGTGCAGAAGCCATACTTAAAGCTACAAAAGTTGACGGAATTTATGATGCTGATCCAAAGGTTTATAAGGATGCGATAAAGTTCTCTCATATTGAGTATCTTGAGGTTCTGAATAGAGGTTTAAGAGTTATGGACTCTACGGCTATATCTTTGTGTATGGATAACGAGATACCTGTTATAGTTTTCAATATAAAGGTTCCAGGAAATCTCCTCAGGATAATAAAGGGAGAGGAGATAGGCACCTGTGTTGGAGGTGGTGCTAAAAAATGA
- the tsf gene encoding translation elongation factor Ts has translation MSISVDQVKELRARTGAGVVECKKALEEAGGDIEKAIEILRKRGIAKAVKKMGRATGEGVIASYIHSDKKLGVIVEVNCETDFVARTKEFQELAHEIAMQIAAAAPQYISPENVPQDVLEKEKAIYREQVLAEGKPEHVAEKIVEGRIKKFFEETCLLEQAYIRDQNRKIKDIIAEKIALLGENITVRRFARFKVGEE, from the coding sequence ATGAGTATATCTGTGGATCAGGTCAAGGAGCTTAGGGCAAGGACTGGAGCAGGTGTTGTGGAGTGTAAAAAGGCTCTTGAGGAAGCAGGTGGGGATATAGAAAAGGCGATTGAGATACTAAGAAAAAGAGGGATAGCTAAAGCTGTTAAGAAGATGGGTAGAGCGACAGGAGAGGGAGTCATAGCTTCTTACATACATTCTGATAAGAAGCTCGGAGTTATAGTGGAGGTTAATTGCGAAACGGATTTTGTTGCTAGAACTAAAGAGTTTCAGGAGCTTGCTCATGAAATAGCTATGCAGATAGCTGCAGCGGCTCCCCAATATATTTCTCCTGAGAATGTGCCTCAAGATGTATTGGAGAAGGAAAAAGCGATTTATAGGGAGCAGGTGTTGGCCGAGGGTAAGCCTGAGCATGTGGCCGAAAAGATAGTAGAGGGTAGGATTAAGAAGTTTTTTGAGGAGACTTGTTTGCTCGAGCAAGCTTATATAAGGGACCAGAACAGAAAGATAAAGGATATAATAGCTGAGAAGATAGCCCTTCTTGGTGAAAATATAACAGTTAGGAGGTTTGCTCGTTTTAAGGTGGGGGAGGAGTAA
- the rpsB gene encoding 30S ribosomal protein S2, which produces MAIVSMKQLLEAGVHFGHQTKRWNPKMKEYIFTERNGIYIIDLQKTLKKIEEAYNFVKERVMNGGTVLFVGTKRQAQDVVKSEAERCEMFYVNQRWLGGLLTNFKTIRKRIERLKELEEMEKEGMFEVLPKKEVVRLEREKSKLGRYLGGIKEMTDLPDVLFVVDPRKEKIAVTEANRLEIPVVAIVDTNCDPDPVDYPIPGNDDAIRSIKLITSIIADAVLEGKQGVQIRGVQEGEEVAAEEEDMTMREELLEKYGDVFDELEEDFDEEEEIKKRRRKGEM; this is translated from the coding sequence GTGGCTATAGTTAGTATGAAACAGCTTCTTGAGGCTGGTGTACATTTCGGACACCAAACTAAACGCTGGAATCCTAAAATGAAGGAGTACATTTTTACAGAGAGAAACGGTATTTACATCATCGATCTTCAAAAGACCTTAAAGAAGATTGAAGAGGCTTATAACTTTGTCAAGGAGAGAGTTATGAATGGTGGGACTGTTCTTTTCGTTGGTACGAAACGTCAGGCACAAGACGTGGTCAAGAGCGAGGCTGAAAGGTGCGAGATGTTTTATGTTAACCAGAGGTGGCTTGGTGGACTTTTGACGAATTTTAAGACCATAAGAAAGAGGATTGAAAGGCTTAAGGAGCTTGAGGAGATGGAAAAGGAAGGAATGTTTGAGGTTTTACCTAAAAAGGAAGTAGTGAGACTTGAAAGAGAAAAGAGTAAGCTTGGAAGGTATCTCGGTGGCATTAAGGAAATGACCGATCTTCCTGATGTTCTTTTTGTCGTAGATCCAAGGAAAGAAAAAATCGCTGTTACCGAAGCTAATAGACTTGAAATACCTGTAGTTGCTATAGTTGATACTAACTGTGATCCAGATCCTGTTGATTATCCTATTCCGGGTAATGATGATGCTATAAGATCTATAAAGTTAATAACAAGTATCATAGCTGATGCTGTCTTGGAAGGTAAACAAGGGGTACAGATAAGAGGAGTACAAGAAGGTGAAGAGGTTGCGGCTGAGGAAGAGGATATGACCATGAGAGAGGAGCTTTTGGAGAAGTATGGAGATGTTTTTGATGAACTTGAAGAGGATTTTGATGAAGAAGAGGAAATAAAGAAACGTCGTCGTAAGGGGGAGATGTAG
- a CDS encoding NAD-dependent epimerase/dehydratase family protein, which produces MIVVTGGAGFIGSNLIKGLNGFSKYMFDRYVRKIYQKGVTLQVTGLRYFNVYGPNEFHKGKMASVIYQFYKQLKEKGVIRLFGEGGGYRAGEQRRDFVYVKDVVKVNLFLFEREISGIFNCGTGVSRSFNDVVRILIQLNGKGSYEYIPFPDELVGRYQGYTQADLTLLREEAGYSEAFASLEEGIREYFAFLESL; this is translated from the coding sequence ATGATAGTTGTAACTGGAGGAGCGGGTTTTATAGGTAGTAATCTCATTAAGGGGCTGAATGGTTTTTCGAAATACATGTTTGATCGTTATGTTAGAAAAATTTACCAAAAAGGGGTAACTTTGCAGGTAACCGGCTTAAGATACTTTAATGTTTATGGGCCTAATGAGTTTCATAAGGGGAAGATGGCTTCGGTAATTTATCAGTTTTATAAGCAGCTTAAGGAAAAGGGCGTTATAAGGCTTTTTGGAGAAGGTGGCGGATATAGGGCTGGAGAACAAAGAAGGGATTTCGTATATGTTAAAGATGTAGTAAAAGTAAACCTATTTCTTTTTGAAAGGGAAATTTCAGGTATATTTAACTGTGGAACAGGGGTTTCAAGGAGCTTTAATGATGTGGTTAGAATATTAATTCAGCTAAACGGTAAAGGAAGCTACGAATATATTCCCTTTCCTGATGAGCTAGTTGGAAGATATCAAGGTTATACTCAAGCAGATTTAACCCTTCTCAGGGAGGAGGCAGGGTACAGCGAGGCTTTTGCCTCTTTGGAGGAGGGCATCCGTGAGTATTTTGCTTTTCTTGAGAGTTTATGA
- the hldE gene encoding bifunctional D-glycero-beta-D-manno-heptose-7-phosphate kinase/D-glycero-beta-D-manno-heptose 1-phosphate adenylyltransferase HldE, with protein sequence MDSLSPFVAKILVIGDVMLDRYYYGEVNRISPEAPVPVVRVCEEKVSPGGAGNVAVNLVNLGCKVFLAGALGEDSSGELLKKALLDKGIDVSGLILRSCPTITKVRILGGRQQVVRVDFEEVSPLKRAEEEIVLDWFLEEIRDSKCVVISDYGKGFCTTSLCRFVIEESKRFGIPVIVDPKGPDWKKYEGAFIVTPNVKELGEVYGKGVPNVDKDIEKAGFEVLYKYKLENLLVTRSEKGMTLFESGNIHHIPTKAREVFDVSGAGDTVVATLAACIATGRDLVDSARLSNIAAGVVVGKIGTAPITLSELEEALRNSSFKLSIESKIKSFDETIELVRRWKRDGFKIVFTNGCFDLLHVGHIYSLEEAKKRGDKLIVGLNSDSSVRRLKGEGRPLVPQEDRARMLAALEFVDCVVIFDEDTPEKLISLIRPDVLVKGGDYKVEEVVGREYAREVHIVPLFKGYSTTSLVRKILEGKK encoded by the coding sequence ATGGATAGTTTATCCCCTTTTGTTGCCAAAATTCTCGTTATCGGTGATGTTATGCTTGATAGGTATTACTATGGTGAAGTTAATAGGATTTCCCCGGAGGCTCCCGTTCCTGTGGTTAGGGTTTGTGAGGAGAAAGTTTCTCCAGGTGGGGCAGGGAATGTTGCAGTTAACTTAGTTAATTTAGGATGCAAGGTTTTTCTTGCTGGAGCTTTAGGGGAAGACTCTTCTGGAGAGCTTCTTAAGAAGGCACTCCTTGATAAGGGTATAGACGTTTCAGGTTTGATTCTTAGAAGCTGTCCTACTATAACTAAGGTGAGAATTTTAGGTGGTAGGCAGCAAGTGGTTAGGGTTGATTTTGAAGAGGTTTCCCCTCTTAAAAGAGCGGAAGAAGAAATAGTTTTGGATTGGTTTCTTGAAGAAATAAGGGATTCAAAGTGTGTTGTGATATCTGATTATGGTAAAGGCTTTTGCACAACTAGCTTATGTCGCTTTGTTATAGAGGAATCGAAGAGGTTTGGAATTCCTGTTATAGTGGATCCTAAAGGGCCGGATTGGAAAAAGTATGAGGGTGCATTTATAGTTACCCCTAATGTAAAGGAATTAGGTGAGGTATATGGTAAGGGCGTTCCTAACGTTGATAAGGATATAGAAAAAGCGGGGTTTGAAGTTTTATATAAATATAAGCTTGAGAATCTTTTGGTTACCCGTTCTGAAAAGGGAATGACTCTATTTGAAAGTGGAAACATACATCACATACCTACGAAGGCTAGGGAGGTTTTTGATGTTTCTGGAGCTGGAGATACGGTTGTAGCTACATTAGCGGCTTGTATTGCAACTGGAAGAGATTTAGTTGATTCTGCTAGGCTATCTAACATTGCGGCTGGCGTGGTTGTAGGTAAGATTGGAACTGCCCCCATAACCCTATCGGAGCTTGAGGAGGCTTTGAGAAATTCAAGCTTTAAACTTAGTATTGAATCTAAGATAAAGAGCTTTGACGAAACTATAGAACTTGTAAGGAGATGGAAAAGGGACGGCTTTAAGATAGTCTTTACTAATGGTTGTTTTGATCTTCTTCACGTTGGACATATATATTCTCTTGAGGAAGCAAAAAAGAGAGGAGATAAACTTATAGTGGGGCTTAACTCTGATTCATCGGTTAGGAGACTTAAGGGAGAAGGACGGCCTTTAGTTCCTCAGGAGGACAGGGCAAGGATGCTTGCTGCTTTGGAATTCGTTGATTGTGTGGTTATCTTCGATGAGGATACACCGGAGAAGCTTATCAGTCTTATTAGACCTGATGTTCTTGTTAAGGGTGGAGATTACAAAGTAGAAGAAGTGGTTGGTAGGGAATATGCTCGTGAGGTTCATATAGTTCCGCTATTTAAGGGGTATTCTACTACCTCCCTCGTGAGAAAGATATTGGAGGGAAAAAAATAA
- a CDS encoding D-sedoheptulose 7-phosphate isomerase: MKESFEEHISVVRETLRVCEQEIKAFIELAIKTLKNGGKIAFMGNGGSAADSQHLAAEFVGRFAKDRAPLPAVALTTDTSILTAVGNDYGFEHIFLRQVDALLREGDLLVAISTSGESPNVVKAVLGAKNKNVRVVGLLGKGGGKLRELCDVAIVVPSNSTPRIQEVHILIGHLVCEEVEKALYG; this comes from the coding sequence ATGAAGGAGTCCTTTGAGGAACATATATCTGTAGTTAGAGAGACATTAAGAGTATGTGAACAAGAAATAAAGGCTTTTATCGAGCTTGCTATAAAAACTCTAAAAAATGGAGGAAAAATTGCCTTTATGGGAAACGGCGGTAGTGCTGCTGATAGTCAACATTTAGCTGCGGAGTTTGTTGGTAGGTTTGCTAAAGACAGAGCTCCTCTTCCAGCCGTGGCCTTGACGACGGATACATCCATACTAACTGCTGTGGGGAATGATTATGGGTTTGAACACATTTTCTTAAGGCAGGTTGACGCATTACTAAGAGAGGGTGATTTGCTTGTTGCTATATCCACTTCCGGTGAAAGTCCGAACGTGGTAAAAGCTGTTTTAGGTGCTAAGAATAAGAATGTAAGAGTAGTTGGTCTTTTGGGAAAGGGAGGAGGCAAGTTAAGGGAGCTTTGCGATGTTGCTATAGTTGTTCCTTCAAACTCTACTCCTCGGATTCAAGAGGTCCATATTTTGATAGGTCATCTGGTTTGTGAGGAGGTTGAAAAAGCCCTCTATGGATAG
- a CDS encoding DUF5698 domain-containing protein has translation MIYVNFYAIMTAVMIEAMGLIEGALLIFLARICDVSLGTVRIVLLARGRRLEASLIGFFESLLWIIVTAQIIKHLASPIYYVAFAGGFACGNYVGLVLEAKLALGNVVIRVITRQEPETLIKALRDEGFIVTTVDAQGREGPIVIIFAVVERKRIERFLSIVYQYSPQSFYTIEDVREAKKVVPISRYGDAKLLDFLRKLFGPKRK, from the coding sequence TTGATTTATGTCAATTTTTATGCTATCATGACGGCCGTTATGATAGAGGCAATGGGTTTAATAGAAGGAGCGCTTTTGATATTCTTAGCGAGAATATGCGATGTTAGCTTGGGTACAGTTCGTATAGTTCTTTTAGCGCGAGGACGTCGTTTAGAGGCGAGCTTAATAGGTTTTTTTGAATCCTTGCTTTGGATAATTGTGACTGCTCAGATAATAAAGCATCTGGCAAGCCCTATATATTATGTGGCCTTTGCTGGTGGGTTCGCTTGTGGTAACTACGTCGGTTTGGTTCTTGAGGCTAAGCTTGCCCTTGGAAACGTGGTTATAAGGGTTATAACACGACAAGAGCCTGAGACATTGATTAAGGCTTTGAGAGACGAGGGGTTTATCGTGACTACGGTTGATGCTCAGGGAAGGGAAGGTCCTATTGTGATTATATTTGCCGTTGTTGAAAGGAAGAGGATCGAGCGCTTTCTTAGTATAGTTTATCAGTATAGTCCTCAGTCTTTCTATACTATCGAAGACGTTAGGGAGGCTAAAAAGGTGGTTCCTATATCAAGGTATGGAGATGCAAAATTGCTAGATTTTCTTAGGAAGCTCTTTGGGCCTAAAAGGAAATGA
- a CDS encoding flagellin — protein MRVDIDSLNTDGLGISDLTVLTREEAELAISKVTKALEQVSTARSKLGAFQNRLEHTIKNLNIMEVNVQAAESRIRDADIAQEMMEFVRLQILHQSGVAMLAQANQLPQSVLQLLR, from the coding sequence ATGAGAGTTGATATAGACTCCTTGAATACTGATGGACTTGGAATATCAGACTTAACCGTCCTAACAAGGGAGGAAGCGGAGCTTGCTATTAGTAAGGTAACCAAAGCTTTAGAGCAGGTTTCAACCGCTCGTTCAAAGCTTGGTGCTTTTCAAAATAGGCTTGAACATACCATAAAGAACCTTAACATAATGGAGGTTAATGTTCAGGCAGCTGAGTCAAGAATAAGGGATGCTGATATAGCTCAGGAAATGATGGAGTTCGTTAGGCTTCAGATACTGCATCAATCGGGAGTGGCAATGCTTGCTCAAGCTAATCAGCTGCCGCAATCAGTTCTTCAGTTATTAAGATAA
- the csrA gene encoding carbon storage regulator CsrA, with protein MLVLSRKVNQSIMIGDDIEIKILEIRGDQVRIGIEAPKRVPVHRKEVYEAIVKENILAAQMAAQVEEKVEESVVKELEKLKKKKT; from the coding sequence GTGCTTGTCTTAAGTCGGAAGGTTAACCAGAGCATAATGATAGGTGATGATATAGAGATAAAGATCTTGGAGATAAGAGGGGACCAAGTTCGCATTGGTATAGAGGCTCCTAAAAGAGTTCCCGTGCATAGAAAAGAGGTATACGAAGCTATAGTTAAGGAAAACATACTTGCTGCTCAAATGGCGGCTCAAGTTGAGGAAAAGGTTGAAGAAAGTGTTGTAAAAGAACTTGAAAAGCTAAAAAAGAAAAAGACATAA
- the fliW gene encoding flagellar assembly protein FliW has protein sequence MRVNTLRFGEIEIPEEKLILMPHGLIGFPELKSFFVIGEEGQLVRWLQSVDDPKIALPVINPFEIFSNFSVDISDSDLEDIELKDPRDAIIFLVMVIPAGKPKDATVNLKAPIVINIKNKKAKQVIALNEDYPVRYPLFPEGGA, from the coding sequence TTGAGGGTTAATACCCTTCGCTTTGGGGAGATCGAGATACCCGAAGAAAAGCTAATACTAATGCCTCATGGTCTAATAGGTTTCCCAGAGCTTAAAAGCTTTTTTGTAATAGGAGAAGAGGGGCAGCTTGTAAGATGGCTTCAATCTGTTGATGATCCCAAGATAGCCCTTCCTGTAATTAACCCTTTTGAGATTTTCTCAAACTTTAGTGTAGATATAAGCGATAGCGATCTTGAGGATATAGAGCTTAAGGATCCCAGGGATGCCATAATTTTTCTTGTTATGGTAATACCCGCTGGTAAGCCAAAGGATGCTACCGTTAACCTAAAGGCTCCTATAGTTATAAATATCAAAAATAAAAAGGCTAAACAAGTTATAGCTTTGAATGAAGATTATCCGGTTCGTTACCCTCTTTTTCCTGAAGGAGGAGCTTGA
- the flgL gene encoding flagellar hook-associated protein FlgL: MRVSDKVFTSVFLTDLMGNRDKLLKLQHQASTGKRFDLPEEDPVGSVRSLRLNRVLNENEQFTKNMDEAISWLSATESALDQLTSIIHTVRERVIQGANDTLAQVDRDAIADQIDKLREEALQIANTSLGGRYIFAGFRTQSKPYALGDSNVAIYQGDEGEMAWEIESGERVVVNIPGSQVFAAQRIEYRIESDMHLASSVFGPGAFTIRVGSSVFTVDIPSGANVSIIADRINLRAGSKVNAYLVPDGIGVKLVIQTKTNEHMSLSDSVGSVLSSLGLLDKKEEKVFVGNLDIFDILQKISEDLRYSRVTSLSGERLEELDAYLDHLLRMRARVGAKVNRLEATQSRFEDNKIQLTSLLSKIEDVDIAEIVMDLSNQQAIYQAALRTGARIIQTSLIDFLE; encoded by the coding sequence ATGAGGGTGAGCGATAAGGTTTTTACAAGTGTGTTTTTAACAGATTTGATGGGTAATAGAGATAAACTTCTTAAGCTTCAGCATCAAGCTTCAACGGGCAAGAGGTTTGATCTACCTGAGGAAGACCCGGTAGGTTCGGTTAGAAGTTTGAGGTTAAATAGGGTACTTAATGAGAATGAGCAGTTTACCAAAAACATGGATGAGGCGATAAGCTGGTTAAGCGCTACGGAATCCGCGTTAGATCAATTGACTTCTATAATTCATACTGTAAGGGAAAGAGTTATCCAGGGAGCTAATGATACTCTGGCTCAAGTAGATAGAGACGCTATCGCTGATCAAATAGATAAGTTAAGAGAGGAAGCCCTCCAAATAGCCAATACCTCTTTAGGAGGTAGGTATATATTTGCTGGGTTTAGGACGCAAAGCAAGCCTTACGCTCTTGGAGATAGTAACGTGGCTATATATCAGGGAGATGAGGGGGAGATGGCCTGGGAGATAGAGAGCGGTGAAAGGGTAGTAGTTAATATCCCTGGAAGTCAGGTTTTTGCCGCTCAAAGGATTGAGTATAGAATAGAAAGCGATATGCACCTCGCTTCCTCTGTATTTGGTCCAGGAGCGTTTACCATAAGAGTTGGAAGCAGTGTTTTTACAGTGGATATTCCTTCTGGAGCGAACGTTTCTATAATAGCTGATAGGATAAATTTGAGGGCAGGGAGTAAGGTGAACGCATATCTTGTTCCAGATGGTATTGGGGTCAAACTTGTTATTCAAACTAAAACTAATGAACATATGAGTCTTTCTGATTCTGTTGGTTCGGTTTTAAGTAGCTTAGGTTTGCTTGATAAGAAGGAGGAAAAGGTTTTTGTTGGTAACTTAGATATATTTGATATATTGCAGAAGATAAGTGAGGATTTAAGATATAGTAGGGTTACTTCTTTGTCCGGTGAAAGGCTTGAAGAGCTCGATGCTTATCTTGATCATCTTTTAAGGATGAGAGCGAGGGTTGGGGCTAAGGTTAACAGGCTTGAGGCAACTCAGAGTAGGTTTGAAGATAACAAGATTCAGCTAACTTCGCTTCTTTCAAAAATAGAGGATGTGGATATTGCAGAGATAGTCATGGACTTGAGCAATCAGCAAGCTATATATCAGGCAGCCTTAAGAACTGGTGCTAGGATAATTCAAACCAGTCTTATAGATTTCCTTGAGTAG